The Pecten maximus chromosome 11, xPecMax1.1, whole genome shotgun sequence genome has a segment encoding these proteins:
- the LOC117337391 gene encoding twisted gastrulation protein homolog 1-A-like codes for MKGCAFFCVTLVTILGSLCIVEACNEAICGPIVSKCILIDACSCDFGNFTNSKCLKNCTLCLDSLFMDCCACVGLCKPKDNEEGMDNSSSVEELKEPLPELFNVLTEEEDLLARWKSFTYPASDAKPVKNILLIKGKRERTKPELQEDTNCTVAFMSECSAMQKCKDACKSMGASQYRWFHDHGCCQCVGPTCLNYGLNSPRCSNCPPPDEVDNIEQEEKIIKEMNRIDEQVMEMEEEINDEFEDDDDVDDDEDDDEPEVDLEG; via the exons ATGAAGGGCTGTGCATTTTTCTGTGTCACCTTGGTGACCATTTTGGGAAGTCTGTGTATTGTGGAAGCTTGTAATGAAGCCATCTGTGGTCCTATTGTGAGCAAATGTATTCTCATAGACGCTTGTTCATGTGACTTTGGGAATTTTACCAACTCCAAGTGCCTTAAAAACTGCACTCTGTGTCTGGACAGTTTGTTTATGGACTGTTGTGCTTGTGTGG GATTATGTAAGCCCAAAGATAATGAGGAGGGTATGGATAACTCCAGTTCTGTAGAGGAATTAAAGGAACCACTCCCCGAACTCTTCAATGTTCTGACAGAGGAGGAAGATTTATTAGCGAGATGGAAATCCTTCACATACCCTGCCTCTGACGCTAAACCTGTCAAAAATATTCTTCTCATTAAAG gtAAAAGAGAAAGGACAAAGCCGGAGTTACAGGAAGACACTAACTGTACAGTGGCGTTCATGTCCGAATGTAGCGCCATGCAGAAGTGTAAAGATGCTTGTAAGTCCATGGGGGCCAGTCAGTACCGATGGTTTCATGACCACGGCTGCTGTCAGTGTGTTGGTCCTACATGCCTCAACTACGGCCTGAACAGTCCTCGCTGCTCCAACTGTCCGCCACCTGACGAGGTCGACAACATCGAACAGGAAGAAAAGATTATTAAGGAGATGAACAGAATAGACGAGCAAGTTATGGAGATGGAAGAAGAAATCAACGATGAAtttgaggatgatgatgatgttgatgatgatgaagacGATGACGAACCTGAAGTTGATTTAGAAGGTTGA